One Littorina saxatilis isolate snail1 linkage group LG1, US_GU_Lsax_2.0, whole genome shotgun sequence genomic window carries:
- the LOC138981856 gene encoding cartilage matrix protein-like has translation MTRLFDVAVATFLVLVFQRGAQGNKKCSEKVADVVFLLDSSYSIWQYQFQTQLSFLKNMVNSFTIGSNNIRVGVATFSTNVRLDVALNEHMKKHDLQRAIGQLQYMAGGTRTGDAIRFAHTQMFTPAKGSRPWAAHIAILITDGLSYRPNETSLQASIARSKGIEMFAIGVGEGVDETELRAIASYPDASHVFRVENYGALKHIEKALASKACHKANATDPTPDDTEEEEKHKDAARKRCGGKPADVYFLLDSSSSIWRPQFESQVTFVSQLLNVFDLGPDRTRVGVGSYSDDVHNIVSFTDDQNVHSVKKALQRSPYLTGSTQTGKAIHYVRTQGFSKARQNVAHVIIILTDGQSANTTHTLQEAQKARDQGIYVFAVGIGSQTDVDELMEIASDPDENFMFYVDDFGGLKNIQELLAIKACDVPVPDYQGDQALSDCRITKPTDVIFVYDSASVSKLESDVISDTIRKLVEKMDSDPDLVRFGLVRGNCFKGDNIDLRTGAKADVLLNLLQKSHHHGLHHLLRKVRLHGFLAADDEMRSRARKVMVLFVGAKMADPVAVETEMKRLNFQGVKLVVVAVDTAKENIEMLRTQASVPPLEIETNEHLRDSDEDLFEKFCDINNPQD, from the exons ATGACAAGACTGTTTGATGTTGCTGTTGCTACGTTTCTTGTGTTG GTTTTCCAACGAGGCGCACAAG GTAACAAGAAATGCAGCGAAAAGGTGGCGGATGTCGTCTTCCTTCTGgactcctcttacagtatctgGCAATATCAGTTTCAAACGCAGCTGTCTTTTCTAAAAAATATGGTCAACTCTTTCACCATTGGTTCAAACAACATCAGGGTCGGGGTCGCGACCTTCAGCACGAACGTGCGATTGGACGTGGCCCTGAACGAGCATATGAAAAAGCATGACCTGCAGCGTGCCATTGGTCAGCTTCAGTACATGGCGGGCGGAACGAGGACTGGTGATGCTATTCGTTTTGCCCACACACAGATGTTTACG CCCGCGAAAGGTAGCAGGCCCTGGGCAGCTCACATCGCCATTCTCATCACCGACGGCTTATCATACAGGCCCAACGAGACAAGCCTGCAGGCGTCTATTGCACGGAGCAAGGGCATCGAAATGTTCGCCATTGGAGTGGGGGAGGGCGTGGATGAGACAGAGTTGCGGGCCATTGCCAGCTACCCGGATGCAAGTCACGTGTTCCGCGTGGAGAATTATGGAGCCTTGAAGCACATCGAGAAGGCTCTGGCCAGCAAAGCGTGTCACA AAGCAAACGCAACAGATCCTACCCCAGATGacacggaagaagaagaaaaacacaagGACGCTGCAAGAAAAC GGTGTGGAGGCAAACCGGCCGACGTGTACTTCCTTCTGGACAGCTCCAGCAGTATCTGGCGACCCCAGTTCGAGTCACAGGTCACTTTTGTCTCCCAGCTGCTGAACGTGTTCGACCTTGGCCCAGACCGCACCAGAGTCGGCGTTGGCTCGTACAGTGACGACGTGCACAACATCGTGTCCTTCACAGACGACCAGAACGTGCACAGCGTCAAGAAAGCGCTGCAGAGGTCTCCTTATTTGACAG GAAGCACCCAGACAGGAAAAGCAATACACTACGTCAGGACACAGGGTTTCTCCAAAGCACGACAAAACGTTGCCCACGTGATCATCATCTTGACCGACGGCCAATCAGCGAACACGACACATACGCTTCAGGAAGCGCAGAAAGCACGTGACCAAGGGATCTATGTGTTCGCGGTGGGGATTGGCTCACAGACTGATGTGGATGAACTGATGGAAATTGCCAGTGATCCAGACGAAAACTTCATGTTCTACGTGGATGACTTCGGGGGCCTAAAGAACATTCAAGAACTTCTCGCCATCAAGGCCTGCGATG TGCCAGTTCCAGACTATCAAGGCGACCAAGCACTTTCTG ATTGCCGAATAACTAAACCAACCGATGTTATCTTTGTGTACGACTCTGCCTCCGTCAGCAAATTAGAgagtgacgtcatatccgacacAATCCGAAAGCTGGTGGAGAAAATGGATTCCGACCCGGATTTGGTCCGGTTCGGTTTGGTTCGTGGGAACTGTTTCAAGGGAGACAACATAGACCTCAGAACAGGAGCAAAGGCTGACGTTTTACTG AATCTTCTCCAAAAATCACATCACCACGGTCTGCACCATCTGCTGAGGAAAGTTCGTCTCCACGGTTTCCTGGCCGCCGACGACGAGATGAGGTCAAGAGCACGCAAGGTCATGGTGCTTTTTGTGGGAGCTAAAATGGCCGATCCCGTTGCCGTTGAAACGGAAATGAAACGTCTTAACTTTCAAGGAGTCAAACTCGTTGTGGTAGCCGTGGACACAGCGAAGGAAAACATTGAAATGTTGCGCACACAAGCGAGTGTCCCGCCTTTAGAAATTGAGACAAACGAGCACTTGAGGGACTCTGATGAAGACTTGTTTGAGAAGTTTTGCGACATCAACAATCCGCAGGATTGA